The Chlorogloeopsis sp. ULAP01 genome window below encodes:
- a CDS encoding Crp/Fnr family transcriptional regulator yields the protein MLNFSEPKRSKNFILNSIPQEEYDRLHPHLERVELNQNDVLAHIREPITHVYFPTTALLSLVHSTIEGETVKVGATGFEGMVGTTFILNRDVVPWEINVLLTGEAFKLNAEAFVSVLHKSVVLRQKVTAFAYLKVMQLMQSALCNRFHTIEQRFCRWLLATQDRVKTPELLLTPNILATMIGSNLSAVNIVTGTLQTAGFIRTVRGKVTILNREEMEEATCECYHIIKDEFERYLRN from the coding sequence ATGCTGAATTTTAGTGAGCCTAAGCGATCAAAAAATTTCATTCTCAATTCGATACCACAAGAAGAATATGATCGCCTACATCCTCATCTAGAACGAGTTGAATTGAACCAAAACGACGTTCTCGCACATATCAGAGAACCGATAACTCATGTGTATTTTCCAACGACTGCTCTACTTTCTTTGGTGCATTCAACAATAGAAGGAGAAACTGTTAAAGTTGGAGCGACGGGATTTGAAGGAATGGTTGGAACTACCTTCATTCTCAATCGAGATGTTGTACCCTGGGAGATTAACGTTCTCCTTACGGGCGAGGCATTCAAATTAAACGCTGAAGCTTTTGTCAGTGTTTTGCACAAGTCTGTTGTTCTCCGGCAAAAAGTGACGGCTTTTGCTTACCTCAAAGTTATGCAGCTAATGCAATCCGCACTTTGCAATCGCTTCCATACTATTGAGCAACGCTTTTGTCGCTGGTTGTTAGCAACCCAAGATCGAGTCAAAACCCCTGAACTGTTGCTGACGCCAAACATCCTAGCTACGATGATTGGTTCAAATCTTTCCGCCGTTAACATTGTTACCGGAACTCTCCAAACAGCCGGATTTATTCGCACAGTTCGCGGTAAAGTTACCATCCTCAATCGCGAAGAAATGGAAGAAGCAACTTGTGAGTGCTATCACATCATTAAAGATGAATTTGAACGATACCTCCGAAACTGA
- a CDS encoding (2Fe-2S) ferredoxin domain-containing protein, which produces MSNCHSNEISEFCLEGRFLDFVIKDGYKLKGLVLGTSEGECYVKLAKHLRVAFDWRLPRGTWLQVVGEKKHDRKTGEVKLKAQQIMAARRELETGGETFSVSSLTETKAKSAKATILVCQKSDCVKRGADGVCQALQGALRDRGLADQVTIKGTGCMKNCKAGPNVVMPDKTRYSRIQAAQVPALMEKHFTDSSVSQNQKNVTEVTMPIASTVSV; this is translated from the coding sequence ATGAGTAATTGCCATAGCAACGAAATATCAGAATTTTGTCTTGAGGGAAGATTTCTTGATTTTGTGATTAAAGATGGCTATAAGCTCAAAGGCTTGGTACTAGGGACTTCTGAAGGTGAATGTTACGTAAAGCTAGCTAAACATCTGCGAGTGGCGTTTGACTGGCGCTTACCACGTGGTACTTGGTTGCAAGTCGTAGGTGAGAAAAAACACGATCGCAAAACAGGCGAAGTTAAGCTGAAAGCTCAACAAATAATGGCAGCACGGCGAGAGTTGGAGACAGGGGGAGAAACTTTCTCTGTGTCCTCTCTAACTGAAACTAAGGCAAAATCAGCAAAAGCGACTATTTTGGTTTGTCAAAAGTCTGATTGCGTGAAACGTGGTGCTGATGGGGTATGTCAGGCTTTACAAGGAGCTTTGCGTGATCGCGGTTTAGCAGATCAAGTCACTATCAAAGGTACTGGTTGTATGAAAAACTGTAAAGCAGGGCCAAATGTAGTGATGCCAGACAAAACCCGTTACAGTCGCATTCAAGCTGCCCAAGTACCTGCATTGATGGAAAAACATTTTACTGATAGCAGTGTCAGCCAGAATCAAAAGAATGTCACAGAAGTAACAATGCCTATTGCAAGCACAGTTAGTGTTTAG
- a CDS encoding Crp/Fnr family transcriptional regulator, translating into MLNFNELQRSKNFILNSLPQEEYDRLHPHLELVELHQNDILTRIREPITHVYFPTTVLISKVHSTQEGETVEVGITGFEGVVGTAFLFNQNSAPWQVEVQLTGEAFKLSAEIFARVLHKSVVLRQKVTAFTYLKLMQLTQSALCNRFHTVEQRLCRWLLAAQDRVKTPELLLTRDTLASMIGSTRPAVSIVTGTLQTAGFIRATRGKVTILNREEMEEATCECYHIIKDEFDRYLEIK; encoded by the coding sequence ATGCTAAATTTCAATGAGCTTCAACGGTCGAAAAATTTCATTCTCAATTCGCTACCGCAAGAAGAATATGATCGCCTACATCCTCATTTAGAACTAGTAGAGTTACACCAAAACGACATTCTCACCAGGATTAGAGAACCGATCACTCATGTCTACTTTCCGACAACTGTCTTGATTTCCAAGGTACATTCAACGCAAGAAGGCGAAACCGTAGAAGTCGGTATCACTGGATTTGAAGGAGTAGTAGGGACAGCATTTCTGTTCAATCAAAATTCTGCTCCTTGGCAAGTTGAGGTGCAACTTACAGGCGAAGCATTTAAATTAAGTGCCGAAATCTTTGCCCGCGTATTACATAAGTCTGTTGTTCTACGACAAAAAGTGACGGCTTTTACTTATCTCAAGCTGATGCAGTTGACGCAATCTGCACTTTGCAACCGTTTCCATACCGTTGAGCAACGCCTTTGCCGTTGGTTACTCGCAGCCCAAGATCGTGTCAAAACCCCCGAACTGTTACTCACGCGAGACACTCTAGCCTCAATGATTGGTTCAACTCGCCCCGCCGTTAGCATTGTTACCGGAACTCTCCAAACAGCCGGATTTATTCGCGCTACCCGTGGTAAAGTCACCATCCTCAACCGTGAAGAAATGGAAGAAGCGACTTGTGAGTGTTATCACATCATTAAAGATGAATTTGATCGATACTTAGAAATTAAATAA
- a CDS encoding RidA family protein produces the protein MNKKVVNTEQAPAPVGPYNQAIVASGQMMFVAGQIALDPKTGAIVGTKDVTKQTEQVMANLQAILAAAGAKFEDVVKTTVFLADMNDFAAMNAIYAKYFDEATAPARACVQVSRLPKDVLVEIDCIAVVNRE, from the coding sequence ATGAATAAAAAAGTAGTTAATACTGAACAAGCACCTGCACCAGTCGGCCCGTACAATCAAGCTATTGTTGCTTCTGGTCAAATGATGTTTGTTGCTGGACAAATTGCGCTCGATCCGAAGACGGGTGCTATTGTCGGTACAAAAGATGTGACTAAGCAGACAGAACAAGTAATGGCTAATTTGCAGGCAATCTTAGCTGCGGCTGGGGCAAAGTTTGAGGATGTAGTCAAAACAACTGTCTTCTTAGCTGACATGAATGATTTCGCAGCCATGAATGCTATTTATGCTAAGTATTTTGACGAGGCTACAGCACCAGCACGAGCCTGCGTACAGGTATCGCGTTTACCTAAGGATGTGTTGGTAGAGATTGATTGTATTGCGGTAGTCAATAGGGAATAG
- a CDS encoding Dps family protein, giving the protein MSETQTLLQNFGQVYDNPVLLDRSVTTPVCEGFNVALASFQALYLQYQKHHFVVEGAEFYSLHEFFNESYEEVQGHIHEIGERLNGLGGVPAASFSKLAELCCFEPESDGVFSCRQMVENDLKAEQAMIKLIRSQASQAESLGDRATRYLYEQILLKTEERAYHLAHFLAKDSLTLGFVQPAQN; this is encoded by the coding sequence ATGTCTGAAACACAAACTTTATTACAAAACTTTGGTCAAGTTTATGACAATCCTGTACTGCTAGATCGCAGTGTAACTACACCAGTTTGTGAAGGCTTTAATGTCGCTTTAGCTAGTTTTCAAGCACTGTACTTGCAGTACCAAAAACATCATTTTGTAGTTGAAGGTGCAGAATTTTACTCACTGCACGAGTTTTTTAATGAAAGCTATGAAGAAGTTCAAGGACATATCCATGAAATTGGAGAGCGTTTAAATGGACTAGGTGGTGTACCAGCTGCTAGCTTCAGCAAATTAGCCGAATTGTGCTGCTTCGAGCCAGAATCTGATGGTGTATTCTCTTGCCGTCAAATGGTGGAAAATGACCTGAAAGCAGAACAAGCGATGATTAAACTGATTCGCAGCCAAGCTTCACAAGCTGAGAGTTTAGGCGATCGCGCTACTCGTTATTTATACGAACAAATTCTGTTGAAAACAGAAGAACGTGCTTACCATCTGGCTCACTTCCTTGCTAAAGACAGCTTAACCTTAGGATTTGTTCAGCCTGCTCAAAACTAA
- a CDS encoding response regulator has product MVHPVKKRILYVDDSQDNCELLSFILNDAGYEIETVQSVTEGLRVAESGKFNLYLVDLYFWDGTGFELIDRIRAFDQSTPIVVCSGDLRESVREELMRVGVQTFLTKPIDPDQVARTIAEILGDDLQS; this is encoded by the coding sequence GTGGTTCATCCCGTCAAAAAACGGATTCTCTACGTCGATGATTCACAGGACAACTGTGAGTTGTTAAGTTTTATTCTAAACGATGCAGGATATGAGATCGAGACGGTGCAAAGCGTGACTGAGGGCTTGCGGGTTGCTGAAAGTGGGAAGTTCAATCTTTACTTGGTGGACTTATATTTCTGGGACGGTACAGGCTTTGAATTGATTGATAGAATTCGTGCTTTCGATCAATCGACTCCGATTGTGGTTTGTTCGGGAGATTTGCGCGAGTCGGTGCGGGAAGAACTGATGCGGGTTGGTGTCCAAACTTTCTTAACGAAGCCTATCGATCCTGATCAAGTTGCTAGAACAATTGCCGAAATCCTGGGCGACGATTTGCAATCGTAG
- a CDS encoding tetratricopeptide repeat protein codes for MRDWALGIGFSMPYAPCPVPVSSSQYPITSTQYPIPFILSSSFPRRIFGLAIAFLFLWEHSIKECIKEVSKVTDDYVNSPLSLSDREVVLKAINTIRERLPLLIDITESECKYLPEVEEKNQELVTKAVEVAMQNPNFASRSKPPQKRQTLQQILKQRQQLSFVGREEQIALFRHNLELPFADHQHRFIFNIFGQGGVGKTLLLRQFRQIAENAKFLTAYTNELETNIPAVMAHLAQQLEQQGWQLTKFNERYQAYQNTQQELVTDTEAPQSFSAFLRGTVPKGDIYLQLQIPRTQVVLEYVDQDIEATQTEWASYLAKKIHNQDELRLLLEPVAMLTPLFLEELWQIAENSDLALFLDTYDRTEGFLDRWLRDIFDGCYGDVPPNILLVIAGRQELNQNYWACYEDSIQRLGLEPFTESEARLYLNHKGINDAQIIDVILRLSERLPLLVATLAVEAPQDPNQVGDANGLVIERFLKWVEPKQRQGVMSAAMPRYLHREVLVQLRGEQEADELLAWLKQMPFVEAHTHGWVFHDAAKTLMLRHKRLSSAQAWADSQGKLADYYDALANNLQLDEQQKWCDATWQNHKLNVLYHRLCQSTQKNLSLALNGFLTALQHQYDFALAWAEIIIQVGRDADAIEVQRWGEKLLKGLKGLKEDDYETTLEMLSSLIDQGKLDAKCRALAFSFRGTIYHATKRGEEALKNFKQATALDSTVNLANLLRGSIYAELERYSEAIKNFDQIIFYEPLNIQAIAQRGYTYHLMKHYQEAIQDFDRAIAINPNYTWGRMQRGYNNLLMQRYEEAIQDFDCVLENDLQQNGAIALRGIGYYLLERYSQAIQDFDRFLASEPDDIKLILLRGTAYYLQERYDEAVQDFNHVLKLEPEQTQALVLRGAAYKLMEYHVEAVLDFDRVIQLESTNKWAIVQRGQTYRRIEDYAKAVQDFDLAIALDTYDIGAIINRGETYQLMGNYDKALKDFNRAISLNPNNTWAITSRGEIYQLMRQYEEALQDFDRALELNPNCTQAISSRGKTYQLMGHYDQALKEFKRAIEFKPQDTWLIVCRGEIYQLIGNYSKALNDFNHALSLDPNYTWAIVCRGETYQLMGRYEQALTEFNRALEIEPMNDKALAARGYAYWTINNYTEALKDFDRAIELDSNNGKAWVGRGYTYRAINRYTAALKDFERALEIDHNNGWALAGRGAIYCRMENYNEALSDFERALEVSSKQHHECALAGRGYTYLLLKRHSEALADLDRAIQLNTNNDWYMYLRALAYQTLNEASKARTDLASAIKLAKQRYQDHPQDWRNTFNLALYYLAVQYYPTVENLYRYAISKGASLEHIREAIHELDNFLIVFPEHLQAKFMRQLLQSAFN; via the coding sequence GTGAGAGATTGGGCATTGGGAATTGGATTTTCTATGCCCTATGCCCCTTGCCCTGTACCCGTGTCCTCTTCCCAGTACCCAATCACCAGTACCCAGTACCCAATCCCCTTCATCTTATCTTCATCATTTCCTCGGAGAATATTCGGTTTAGCGATCGCCTTTTTGTTTCTTTGGGAACACTCTATTAAAGAGTGTATTAAGGAAGTGTCAAAAGTGACAGATGATTATGTAAATTCACCCCTTTCCTTAAGTGACAGAGAAGTGGTGCTAAAGGCTATTAATACTATTCGAGAAAGATTGCCACTGTTAATTGATATCACTGAGTCGGAGTGTAAATACTTACCAGAAGTTGAGGAGAAAAATCAGGAGCTAGTCACCAAGGCTGTAGAGGTGGCAATGCAAAACCCCAACTTTGCGTCTCGCAGCAAGCCACCCCAAAAGCGTCAGACTCTGCAACAAATTCTCAAACAACGCCAACAATTAAGTTTCGTGGGGCGAGAAGAACAAATCGCTCTATTTCGCCATAATTTAGAATTACCATTTGCAGATCATCAACATCGATTTATCTTCAATATTTTCGGGCAAGGTGGTGTAGGAAAAACCTTGTTATTGCGGCAGTTTCGCCAAATTGCTGAGAATGCAAAATTCCTCACCGCTTATACAAACGAGCTGGAAACCAACATTCCGGCAGTAATGGCTCATTTGGCACAACAGCTAGAACAACAAGGTTGGCAATTAACCAAATTTAACGAACGTTACCAAGCTTACCAAAATACACAACAAGAATTAGTAACCGATACCGAAGCTCCCCAAAGTTTTTCGGCTTTTTTAAGAGGAACTGTGCCGAAAGGAGATATATATCTACAGTTACAAATTCCTCGTACTCAGGTGGTTTTGGAATATGTGGATCAAGATATTGAAGCAACACAGACAGAATGGGCATCCTATCTTGCTAAAAAAATCCACAATCAAGACGAACTACGCTTGTTGCTAGAACCTGTTGCCATGTTGACACCTTTATTTTTAGAGGAGTTATGGCAAATAGCAGAAAATTCCGATTTGGCTCTGTTTTTGGACACTTACGATCGCACAGAGGGATTTTTAGATCGCTGGCTCAGAGACATTTTTGATGGTTGTTATGGCGACGTACCACCAAATATATTACTGGTAATTGCGGGGCGGCAGGAGTTAAATCAAAACTATTGGGCGTGCTACGAAGATTCAATCCAGCGTCTTGGTTTAGAACCTTTTACTGAAAGCGAAGCCAGACTTTATCTGAATCACAAAGGCATTAATGACGCTCAGATAATTGATGTGATTCTCCGTTTGTCTGAACGCTTACCCTTGTTGGTGGCTACTCTCGCTGTTGAAGCTCCCCAAGATCCAAACCAAGTTGGTGATGCTAACGGCTTGGTGATCGAACGCTTTTTGAAATGGGTAGAGCCAAAACAGCGACAAGGAGTCATGAGCGCTGCAATGCCTCGGTATTTGCACCGGGAAGTACTTGTACAGTTGCGTGGTGAACAAGAAGCAGATGAACTTTTAGCATGGCTCAAACAGATGCCATTTGTGGAAGCGCATACTCATGGTTGGGTATTTCATGATGCTGCCAAAACTTTGATGTTACGTCACAAGCGTCTTTCTTCAGCACAAGCTTGGGCAGATTCGCAGGGTAAATTAGCAGACTATTATGATGCTCTGGCAAATAACTTGCAATTAGACGAACAGCAAAAATGGTGCGATGCGACTTGGCAAAATCACAAACTCAATGTTTTGTACCACCGCTTATGCCAATCTACCCAAAAGAACTTGTCTTTAGCTTTGAATGGTTTTTTGACAGCGCTTCAGCACCAATATGATTTTGCTTTGGCTTGGGCAGAAATAATCATTCAGGTTGGCAGAGATGCTGATGCTATAGAAGTTCAGCGTTGGGGTGAAAAGCTACTCAAAGGGCTAAAAGGCTTAAAAGAGGATGATTATGAAACCACGCTCGAAATGCTGAGTTCACTCATCGATCAGGGGAAGCTAGATGCTAAGTGTCGAGCTTTGGCTTTTAGCTTTCGGGGTACAATCTATCATGCTACCAAACGTGGTGAAGAAGCCCTCAAAAATTTTAAACAAGCTACTGCCCTCGACTCTACAGTCAACTTAGCAAATTTACTACGAGGTTCTATTTATGCTGAATTGGAGCGTTACTCGGAGGCAATCAAAAACTTCGATCAGATAATTTTTTATGAACCTCTCAATATTCAGGCGATCGCCCAACGAGGTTATACCTACCACTTGATGAAGCACTATCAAGAAGCAATTCAAGACTTTGATCGTGCTATTGCGATTAACCCAAATTACACCTGGGGCAGAATGCAGCGGGGGTATAACAATTTGTTGATGCAACGCTATGAAGAAGCAATTCAAGACTTTGATTGTGTTCTGGAAAATGACTTACAACAAAATGGAGCAATTGCACTCCGAGGAATTGGATACTACTTGCTCGAACGCTATTCCCAAGCAATTCAAGATTTTGATCGCTTCTTAGCATCAGAGCCAGACGATATCAAATTGATTTTACTGCGAGGTACAGCATATTACTTGCAGGAGCGTTATGACGAAGCCGTACAAGACTTTAACCATGTTCTCAAGTTAGAGCCAGAACAAACTCAAGCCCTTGTCTTGCGTGGTGCAGCATACAAGTTAATGGAGTATCACGTAGAAGCTGTTCTCGATTTTGATCGCGTCATTCAACTAGAGTCTACAAACAAGTGGGCGATCGTGCAGCGAGGGCAAACCTATCGCCGGATCGAAGATTACGCTAAAGCAGTGCAAGACTTTGATTTGGCGATCGCTTTGGATACCTATGATATTGGAGCAATTATCAATCGGGGTGAAACTTATCAATTGATGGGAAACTATGACAAAGCCCTCAAAGATTTTAATCGTGCGATTTCCCTTAACCCCAACAATACTTGGGCAATTACTAGCCGGGGTGAAATTTATCAATTGATGAGACAGTACGAAGAAGCTCTCCAAGACTTTGATCGTGCTCTCGAACTCAATCCTAATTGCACCCAAGCTATCAGTAGTAGGGGTAAAACATATCAATTAATGGGACATTACGATCAAGCCCTCAAAGAATTTAAACGGGCAATCGAATTTAAACCCCAAGACACTTGGCTGATTGTCTGTCGCGGTGAAATTTATCAATTGATTGGGAACTACTCTAAAGCCCTCAATGATTTTAACCATGCCTTGAGCCTCGATCCTAATTACACCTGGGCAATTGTTTGCCGAGGCGAAACTTACCAATTGATGGGGCGCTACGAGCAAGCACTCACAGAATTTAACCGCGCCCTAGAAATCGAGCCGATGAATGATAAAGCCTTGGCAGCAAGAGGTTATGCTTACTGGACAATTAATAATTACACTGAAGCTCTCAAAGACTTTGATCGTGCCATTGAACTAGACTCTAATAACGGTAAAGCCTGGGTTGGTAGAGGTTACACATACCGAGCAATAAACCGTTACACCGCAGCTCTCAAAGACTTTGAACGCGCCCTTGAGATAGATCATAATAACGGCTGGGCATTAGCTGGGCGAGGAGCCATCTATTGCCGGATGGAGAATTACAACGAAGCTCTTAGCGACTTTGAGCGCGCCCTTGAAGTTAGTTCAAAACAACATCATGAGTGTGCATTAGCTGGGCGTGGTTATACTTATTTGCTGCTCAAACGCCATAGCGAGGCTTTGGCAGATCTTGATCGCGCAATCCAATTAAATACCAACAATGACTGGTATATGTATTTACGCGCTTTAGCCTACCAAACCTTGAACGAGGCAAGTAAAGCACGAACTGACTTAGCCTCAGCCATTAAGCTTGCTAAACAACGTTATCAAGATCATCCTCAAGACTGGCGTAATACCTTCAATTTAGCCCTTTACTATTTGGCAGTTCAGTATTACCCAACCGTAGAAAACTTATATCGATATGCCATATCTAAAGGTGCATCTTTAGAGCATATCCGTGAAGCTATTCATGAGTTGGATAATTTTTTGATTGTTTTCCCCGAACATCTCCAGGCTAAGTTTATGCGCCAACTGTTACAGTCTGCTTTTAATTAG
- a CDS encoding Asr1405/Asl0597 family protein: MKSFSSKLQEKHVIEVNWAERWQVYQRLQELDIPCWCEANEPLTAQIDNTLAAIQVWSVMRQFTASRQELVWTLELCWQHRYQ, encoded by the coding sequence TTGAAGTCTTTCAGTTCAAAATTACAAGAAAAACACGTTATAGAGGTGAATTGGGCAGAGCGTTGGCAAGTTTATCAACGCCTACAGGAACTAGATATTCCTTGTTGGTGTGAGGCTAACGAGCCATTAACAGCCCAAATTGACAATACTCTTGCAGCTATTCAAGTTTGGAGTGTGATGCGACAATTCACAGCCTCTCGTCAAGAATTGGTTTGGACTTTAGAACTCTGTTGGCAGCATCGCTATCAGTAG
- a CDS encoding pentapeptide repeat-containing protein — translation MSSESGFAVTKPVALWNKPVKADFKELFKSLSKAAINTALGKWDSVATDVVDASAALGLAETPQEVAWVLIYRSLTQAMVDLVEGNKELLTKQPDTNEIEIICNHRLNFSLENIELRIDEDFFRYPKKLPIVEAIKTPFAQWLEGFGVTPAQAETISHRLPTYFVFALHEEWAKHPDKYACLKEELDTPFTQANAREQAWQRYGAWLQKQVEEPMFLEAFGLKQVYVPLCAYYQRKVDSQKEDEFEYRLKDNKQYERVVVDLEKQLQTWLNNSDRHDAIRVISGGPGSGKSSFAKIFAAQVAEKGEIKVLFIPLHQFNPLDDLVDAVGKFVNSDIYSILPSNPLRSEYAESRLLIIFDGLDELSMQGKVAAEIAQQFVREVQKKIDRFNQQETHVQVIISGRDLVVQANSNEFRQPQQILHILPYFITENQKNQEKYIDNQNLLAEDRRQLWWQYYGKVKGYGYTGLPLELDRGNLTEITSQPLLNYLVALSFVRGEVEFSQDSNLNTIYSDLLKAVYERGWTGYQHPSLQGIQEKDFVRILEEIALASWHGDGRTTTVREIESHCDNSSLKRLLEIFQEGAKLGINRLLTAFYFRQSGFNEGEKTFEFTHKSFGEYLTARRIVREVRRIHEMLKRREDDPDEGWDERDALQRWATLCGASPMDEYLFNFVVDEMRLQNPSDVGNWQQTLCDLIGFMLRHGMPMERLNPRADFQEENRQARNAEEALLAVLNACARVTENISQIKWPTPEAFGTWISRLQGQRIDFDDVFCLNCLSFLDLQNSILILKDFCGASFVGANLLGANLLGVNLEGANLAEANLERANLKWANLRWAYLTGAKLAGANLERAYFEGAIFRWANLERGNLERTNLERANFERANLEGANLVEANLVEAYLLEANLVEAYLLEANLAGANLVEANLEGANLERANLEGANLVEANLERVNLKWANLRGTILEGKDLSSLNVVRSSDTDESETK, via the coding sequence ATGAGCAGCGAATCGGGATTTGCAGTCACTAAGCCTGTTGCATTATGGAATAAACCAGTAAAAGCAGACTTCAAGGAACTCTTTAAGTCATTAAGCAAAGCTGCAATCAATACTGCTTTAGGCAAGTGGGATAGTGTTGCCACCGATGTTGTAGACGCTTCCGCAGCACTGGGTTTGGCAGAAACACCACAAGAAGTTGCCTGGGTATTAATTTATCGCTCCTTGACTCAAGCAATGGTGGATTTGGTAGAGGGCAATAAGGAATTACTTACCAAACAACCAGACACCAATGAAATAGAAATTATTTGCAATCATCGGCTAAACTTCTCCCTGGAAAATATAGAGTTACGCATTGACGAAGATTTTTTTCGCTACCCAAAAAAATTACCGATTGTAGAAGCCATCAAAACTCCTTTTGCTCAGTGGTTAGAAGGCTTTGGTGTCACACCAGCACAAGCAGAAACAATCAGTCATCGCTTGCCTACCTATTTCGTCTTTGCCCTGCACGAAGAATGGGCAAAACACCCAGATAAATATGCCTGTTTAAAAGAGGAACTCGATACCCCTTTTACTCAAGCCAATGCACGAGAACAAGCATGGCAGCGTTATGGCGCTTGGCTGCAAAAACAAGTTGAAGAACCGATGTTTTTAGAAGCCTTTGGCTTGAAACAGGTTTATGTTCCTTTGTGTGCCTACTATCAGCGCAAAGTTGACAGTCAAAAAGAAGACGAATTTGAATACCGTCTCAAAGACAATAAACAATATGAGCGGGTTGTAGTCGATCTAGAAAAACAACTACAAACTTGGTTGAATAACAGCGATCGCCATGATGCCATTCGCGTGATTAGTGGTGGACCTGGTAGTGGCAAATCTTCCTTTGCTAAAATCTTTGCAGCCCAGGTAGCAGAAAAGGGAGAAATTAAAGTTTTATTTATTCCTTTGCATCAATTTAATCCTTTAGATGATTTAGTTGATGCAGTTGGCAAATTTGTCAACTCAGATATTTATAGTATTTTACCTTCTAATCCCCTACGTTCAGAGTATGCTGAATCGCGGTTGCTAATTATTTTTGACGGCTTAGATGAACTATCTATGCAAGGCAAAGTGGCAGCAGAAATTGCTCAACAATTTGTTCGAGAAGTACAGAAAAAAATAGATAGATTTAATCAGCAAGAAACTCACGTCCAAGTCATAATTAGCGGTCGTGACTTAGTAGTTCAAGCAAATAGCAACGAATTTCGCCAACCACAGCAAATTTTGCATATCCTGCCTTATTTCATCACTGAAAATCAAAAAAATCAAGAAAAATACATTGATAATCAAAACTTGTTAGCTGAGGATCGGCGGCAATTGTGGTGGCAGTATTATGGCAAGGTTAAAGGTTACGGATATACAGGCTTACCACTAGAATTAGACCGAGGTAATCTCACAGAAATAACTTCCCAACCTTTGCTTAATTATTTAGTGGCATTAAGTTTTGTTCGCGGTGAAGTTGAGTTTTCTCAAGACAGCAACTTAAATACTATTTACTCTGATTTACTCAAAGCCGTTTATGAGCGGGGTTGGACGGGTTATCAACATCCTTCACTACAGGGAATTCAAGAAAAAGACTTTGTTCGCATTCTGGAAGAAATTGCATTAGCTTCCTGGCATGGAGATGGACGCACAACAACAGTTAGAGAGATTGAAAGTCATTGTGACAACAGTAGTTTAAAACGACTTTTAGAAATATTTCAAGAAGGGGCAAAATTAGGGATAAATCGTCTGTTAACCGCCTTTTATTTTCGCCAAAGTGGATTTAATGAAGGCGAGAAAACCTTTGAATTTACCCACAAAAGTTTTGGTGAATATTTAACAGCAAGACGCATCGTGCGAGAAGTACGACGTATACATGAAATGCTCAAGCGTCGCGAAGACGATCCAGATGAAGGATGGGATGAACGAGATGCATTACAACGTTGGGCAACTCTCTGTGGTGCATCCCCTATGGATGAGTATCTTTTTAATTTTGTTGTTGATGAAATGCGTTTGCAAAATCCTTCAGATGTCGGCAATTGGCAGCAGACACTATGCGATCTAATTGGTTTTATGCTGCGTCATGGAATGCCGATGGAACGCTTAAATCCTAGAGCAGATTTTCAGGAAGAAAACCGACAAGCACGGAATGCAGAAGAAGCTTTGTTAGCTGTTTTAAATGCCTGCGCTAGGGTAACAGAAAATATTTCTCAAATTAAATGGCCTACTCCAGAAGCTTTTGGCACTTGGATTTCTCGACTTCAGGGGCAAAGAATCGATTTCGATGATGTTTTTTGCTTAAATTGCTTGAGTTTTTTAGACTTGCAAAACAGTATTCTCATCCTCAAAGATTTTTGCGGAGCAAGCTTTGTAGGGGCAAACCTTTTAGGAGCAAACCTTTTAGGAGTAAACCTTGAAGGAGCGAACCTTGCAGAGGCGAACCTTGAACGGGCGAACCTTAAATGGGCGAACCTTAGATGGGCGTACCTTACAGGAGCGAAGCTTGCAGGGGCGAACCTTGAACGGGCGTACTTTGAAGGCGCGATCTTTAGATGGGCGAATCTTGAACGGGGGAACCTTGAACGGACGAATCTTGAACGAGCAAATTTTGAACGGGCAAATCTTGAAGGGGCGAACCTTGTAGAGGCAAACCTTGTAGAGGCGTACCTTTTAGAGGCAAACCTTGTAGAGGCGTACCTTTTAGAGGCGAACCTTGCAGGGGCGAACCTTGTAGAGGCAAATCTTGAAGGGGCGAACCTTGAACGGGCAAATCTTGAAGGGGCGAACCTTGTAGAGGCGAACCTTGAGCGGGTAAACCTTAAATGGGCGAACCTTCGGGGAACGATTCTTGAGGGCAAAGATTTATCAAGCTTGAATGTGGTAAGAAGTTCTGACACTGATGAATCTGAGACAAAGTAG